In a single window of the Cucurbita pepo subsp. pepo cultivar mu-cu-16 chromosome LG18, ASM280686v2, whole genome shotgun sequence genome:
- the LOC111780074 gene encoding protein SMG7-like isoform X1, whose amino-acid sequence MAKMSASASSSWERAQRLYEKNIELENRRRRSAQARIPSDPNAWQQIRENYEAIILEDYAFSEQHNIEYALWQLHYKRIEELRAHFSAALTSAGSNNSQAVPTRPDRVSKIRLQFKTFLSEATGFYHDLILKIRAKYGLPLGSFLEDADNRMATDKDGKKFADMKKGLISCHRCLIYLGDLARYKGLYGEGDSKNREYTAASSYYLQAASLWPSSGNPHHQLAILASYSGDELVAVYRYFRSLAVDSPFSTARDNLIVAFEKNRQSHSQLLGTAKTSVVKESPIRFSGKGRKGEVKLATKDSSTEPPKESALSPQDPFKSFCIRLVRLNGILFTRTSLETFTEVLSLVNSSFSELLSSGPEEVLLFGTDAAENSLIIVRIVAILIFTVHNVNKETEGQTYSEIVQRAVLIQNAHIAVFELMGSILDRCSQLRDPLSSFFLPGLLVLVEWLACCPEIAAGSEVDDKQATARSKFWNHCISFFNKLLSSGSVCLDDDEDETCFFNLSKYEEGETENRLALWEDIELRGFLPLLPAQTILDFSRKHSGSDSNKEKVARIRRILAAGKALANVVKIDQEPIFYNSKVKRFCTGVEPQEPNDFVIPSSSSMVPGPGNAMQETLVEKTNNLAAGKASSQLVLEGEEEDEVIVFKPLVAEKRIEMADSLQSGYEGLQLGKSSSGGDLRSYGGVKISSDDVYQSNGFESSYQAPVTAANINTLHWQTIQANASQWPQEQKTGLVDSLQSLRLFENGHGMKSDLQNGISMFNPAAHSMPINQAFSVNNDVFYGDKKPIGALVQSRNDVPASFGGLIDPMTTSVFSSLQLGLRKNPVGRPVRHLGPPPGFNHVPTKHANESLPGSEFRSENQIMDDYSWLDGHQLPSSTKGSANAVHLTSHMNAQQIGGSNVLSGTINFPFPGKQVPNVQSPIGKQNGWPDFQVLEQLKQHNEQHLQPHQQLVNGGSQLFTSLPEQYPGQSIWTGRYFM is encoded by the exons ATGGCTAAAATgtctgcttctgcttcttcaTCGTGGGAGCGTGCTCAACGCCTTTATGAAAAA AATATTGAGCTGGAGAATCGACGTAGAAGGTCCGCTCAGGCTCGAATTCCTTCCGATCCCAATGCATGGCAACAAATACGTGAAAATTACGAAGCAATAATCCTTGAGGATTATGCCTTTTCTGAACAGCACAATATTGAATATGCTCTTTGGCAATTGCATTACAAGCGAATTGAGGAGTTGAGGGCACATTTCAGTGCTGCTTTAACTTCTGCTGGTTCTAACAATTCTCAAGCCGTGCCTACAAGGCCTGACAGAGTTTCTAAGATAAGATTGCAGttcaaaacatttctttcTGAAGCTACTGGATTTTACCATgatttaatattgaaaatcaGAGCAAAATATGGGCTCCCTTTGGGTTCTTTCTTGGAGGATGCAGACAACCGTATGGCTACAGATAAAGATGGAAAGAAGTTTGCTGACATGAAGAAAGGTCTCATTTCTTGTCATCGTTGTTTGATATACTTGGGTGATCTTGCACGCTACAAAGGCTTATATGGGGAAGGCGATTCCAAAAATCGGGAGTATACTGCAGCTTCAAGTTACTACCTGCAAGCTGCTTCACTTTGGCCATCGAGTGGCAATCCTCATCATCAG CTTGCTATATTAGCATCATACTCAGGAGATGAGTTGGTTGCTGTTTATCGATATTTCCGTAGCCTGGCCGttgattctccattttctACTGCCAGAGATAATTTGATTGTTGCATTTGAGAAG AACCGTCAGAGCCATTCTCAGCTGTTAGGGACTGCTAAAACTTCTGTGGTGAAGGAATCACCTATTCGTTTTAGTGGAAAAGGGCGGAAGGGAGAAGTAAAGCTTGCAACTAAAGATTCTAGTACTGAACCCCCTAAGGAGAGTGCGTTATCTCCACAGGATCCATTTAAATCCTTTTGCATTAGACTTGTTCGTTTAAATGGAATACTTTTCACACGCACAAG cctAGAGACATTTACGGAAGTTCTCTCATTGGTTAATAGTAGTTTCTCCGAACTTTTGTCTTCTGGGCCTGAAGAGGTACTGCTTTTTGGAACGGATGCTGCTGAGAACAGTCTCATCATAGTTAGAATTGTTGCAATTCTTATATTCACGGTTCACAATGTGAATAAAGAAACTGAAGGTCAGACATACTCAGAAATTGTACAACGGGCTGTTTTGATACAGAATGCACATATTGCAGTTTTTGAGTTGATGGGTTCTATTCTAGATAGATGCTCCCAGTTGCGTGATCCTTTGTCAAGTTTTTTTCTGCCTGGCCTTCTAGTTCTTGTTGAATGGTTGGCATGTTGCCCTGAAATTGCAGCAGGTAGTGAAGTGGATGATAAACAGGCGACTGCTAGATCAAAATTTTGGAACCATTGCATCTCTTTCTTCAACAAGCTTTTGTCAAGTGGTTCTGTGTGTTTAGACGATGATGAGGATGAAACTTGCTTTTTTAACCTCAGTAAATATGAAGAGGGTGAAACTGAAAATCGGCTTGCATTATGGGAGGATATTGAATTAAGGGGATTCTTGCCACTTCTTCCTGCGCAGACAATATTGGATTTTTCAAGGAAGCATTCTGGAAGCGACAGCAACAAAGAGAAGGTTGCTCGCATTAGAAGGATTCTGGCTGCAGGGAAGGCTTTAGCAAATGTAGTCAAGATTGATCAAGAACCAATATTTTACAATTCAAAGGTGAAAAGGTTTTGCACTGGTGTCGAACCTCAAGAGCCAAATGATTTTGTCATTCCATCGTCTTCTAGCATGGTTCCTGGTCCAGGGAATGCTATGCAAGAAACTCTAgtagagaaaacaaacaatttgGCAGCTGGTAAGGCAAGTTCGCAGCTAGTTTTGGAAGGGGAAGAGGAGGATGAAGTAATTGTCTTCAAGCCTCTAGTTGCTGAGAAGCGAATTGAAATGGCTGATTCACTGCAGTCGGGTTATGAGGGTTTGCAACTTGGAAAGAGTTCTTCTGGAGGTGATCTGAGATCCTATGGTGgcgtgaaaatctcttccgaTGATGTTTACCAGTCAAATGGTTTTGAGTCAAGTTATCAAGCACCTGTTACTGCTGCTAATATTAACACTCTCCATTGGCAAACAATTCAGGCAAATGCTTCTCAATGGCCACAAGAACAGAAAACTGGTCTTGTTGACAGCTTACAAAGTTTGAGGTTATTTGAAAATGGGCATGGGATGAAATCTGATCTTCAGAATGGTATAAGCATGTTTAATCCTGCAGCTCACTCGATGCCTATCAATCAAGCTTTCAGCGTAAATAACGATGTTTTTTACGGTGACAAAAAGCCCATAGGAGCTCTTGTACAATCTAGGAATGATGTCCCTGCCTCGTTTGGAGGCCTTATTGACCCAATGACTACGAGTGTATTTTCTAGTCTTCAATTAGGGTTGAGAAAAAACCCAGTTGGTCGACCGGTTAGGCATCTTGGCCCTCCTCCTGGATTCAACCATGTTCCAACGAAGCACGCTAATGAATCCCTTCCTGGGTCAGAGTTTAGAAGCGAGAATCAGATCATGGATGATTATAGCTGGTTGGATGGACATCAGCTGCCCTCTTCTACAAAAGGCTCTGCTAATGCCGTGCATCTCACATCTCATATGAACGCTCAGCAAATCGGTGGCAGTAATGTGTTGAGTGGGACAATCAACTTTCCTTTTCCTGGAAAACAGGTTCCGAATGTGCAGTCCCCAATAGGAAAACAGAACGGCTGGCCTGACTTTCAGGTGCTTGAGCAACTAAAACAACACAATGAACAACATCTCCAACCACATCAACAGCTTGTGAATGGTGGTAGCCAACTCTTTACTTCTCTGCCTGAGCAATATCCAGGGCAGTCTATATGGACAGGTCGTTACTTCATGTGA
- the LOC111780076 gene encoding non-specific phospholipase C2-like gives MGRTVPTASMAAKSTPFFLFLLLLAFHTPLLHASPIKTIVVLVMENRSFDHMLGWMKKLNPEINGVDGSESNFLNAADPKSKQFFFKDQAHYVDPDPGHSFQAIREQIFGSNDTSANPPPMNGFAQQAFSMDNTSAMSADVMNGFQPDKVAVYEALVSEFAVFDRWFASVPASTQPNRLYVHSGTSAGATSNVASLLAKGYPQRTIFENVYDAGLSFGIYYQNVPSTMFYRNLRKLKYLNKFHLFGQFKRDASQGKLPNYVVLEPRYFDLPLEPGNDDHPSHDVYQGQMFVKEVYETLRASPQWNETLFIITYDEHGGYYDHVPTPVNVPSPDGIVGQEPFLFNFDRLGVRVPTIMISPWIEKGIVVHGPNGSPSPSSEYEHSSIPATVKNIFNLPSPFLTKRDEWAGSFESIVQKLTSPRSDCPEQLPTPVKIRDSPANESAKLTEFQQELMQLAAVLKGEHILSSYSETFGKDMTVKEGREYIREAVKRFFEAGRLAKEMGVDEDQIVQMKPSLSTRSSSTPTQLP, from the exons ATGGGAAGAACTGTTCCCACCGCTTCAATGGCTgccaaatccactcccttcttcctcttcctcctcctatTGGCCTTCCACACTCCCCTCCTCCATGCCTCGCCCATCAAGACTATTGTCGTTCTCGTCATGGAGAATCGCTCCTTCGATCACATGCTCGGCTGGATGAAGAAACTCAACCCTGAAATCAATGGGGTCGATGGCTCTGAATCCAACTTCCTCAACGCCGCTGATCCGAAATCCAAACAGTTCTTCTTCAAGGACCAGGCTCACTATGTTGACCCTGACCCTGGCCACTCCTTTCAAGCCATTCGAGAGCAGATTTTCGGCTCCAATGACACCTCTGCAAATCCCCCGCCCATGAACGGTTTCGCTCAGCAGGCTTTCTCCATGGATAATACCTCCGCTATGTCTGCCGATGTGATGAATGGATTTCAGCCCGATAAGGTGGCCGTCTATGAAGCTCTCGTCTCCGAATTTGCGGTGTTCGACAG GTGGTTCGCGTCTGTACCGGCCTCGACGCAGCCGAATCGGCTCTACGTTCACTCAGGAACCTCTGCTGGAGCCACCAGCAATGTTGCATCACTCCTTGCCAAAGGCTATCCACAACGAACCATTTTCGAGAATGTCTATGATGCCGGATTGTCCTTCGGAATCTACTACCAGAACGTTCCATCCACGATGTTCTACCGGAATCTACGGAAACTGAAATACTTGAACAAATTTCACCTGTTTGGTCAGTTCAAGCGGGACGCAAGTCAGGGGAAATTGCCGAACTACGTGGTGTTGGAGCCACGGTACTTTGATCTGCCGCTAGAGCCGGGGAACGATGATCATCCATCGCACGATGTGTACCAAGGACAGATGTTTGTGAAGGAGGTTTACGAGACGCTTAGAGCATCGCCGCAGTGGAATGAAACTCTATTCATCATTACCTACGATGAGCACGGCGGGTACTACGACCACGTTCCGACGCCGGTCAACGTCCCTAGCCCCGACGGAATCGTCGGACAGGAgccatttcttttcaattttgatcgGCTTGGAGTTCGAGTTCCTACCATCATGATCTCGCCGTGGATAGAGAAGGGCATCG TTGTTCATGGCCCTAATGGATCACCCTCTCCATCATCTGAGTATGAACACTCCTCCATTCCCGCCACCGTCAAGAACATTTTCAACCTCCCATCTCCCTTCCTCACCAAGAGGGACGAGTGGGCCGGATCGTTTGAGTCCATCGTTCAAAAACTAACCTCCCCAAGATCCGACTGTCCCG AACAACTTCCAACACCGGTGAAAATCAGGGATAGCCCTGCAAACGAATCAGCCAAGCTTACGGAGTTTCAGCAGGAGCTCATGCAGTTGGCTGCAGTTTTGAAAGGAGAGCATATCCTGAGTAGTTACTCAGAGACCTTTGGAAAGGATATGACGGTGAAGGAAGGTAGGGAGTATATAAGGGAGGCCGTAAAGAGATTCTTTGAGGCTGGGCGTTTAGCTAAGGAAATGGGAGTTGATGAAGACCAAATTGTCCAAATGAAACCATCTCTTTCTACGAGATCCTCATCAACACCTACACAATTGCCTTAA